The segment GCTTAATTTTCAAAAAACAAGATGAAATAAAGGGTTTATGGCACTAAAATATACAAAAAGTTTGAATTACTTCATCAATTTCATTGACTATTAGCAATAAGAATAGTAAAATATAAACTGAGGTGATATATGAATGAAATTATTGAATGTATTCCAAATGTAAGCGAAGGAAGAAATCAAGATGTCATAAACAAAATCATCGAAAATCTAAAACAAACCGGCGTAAAAATCCTTGATGTGTCCTCAGACCCCGACCACAACAGGACTGTAATCACCTTTGTAGGGGACAAATCATCAGTCCTTGAGGGGGCATTTGCCGTTGCAAAAAGTGCAGTTGAACTAATCGATTTAAGAAAACACAAGGGCACCCATCCGAGAATGGGGGCAGTAGATGTTATTCCTTTTGTTCCAATCAAGGGTATCACAATGGATGAAACAGTTGAACTCAGTAAAACCCTTGCAAAAAGAATTGGTGAGGAACTCAAGGTCCCCGTTTATCTCTATGCAGAGTCTGCAACAAAAGAGGAAAGAAGGTCTCTTCCAAACATAAGGAAGGGAGAGTTCGAGGGATTCTTCGAGAAAATTAAAGACCCAAACTGGGCTCCTGATTTTGGACCAAATGAAGTCCACGAGACGGCAGGAGTTACTGCAGTTGGTGCAAGAGAATTTCTCATTGCCTACAACATCTACCTTAACACAAAGGATGTAAGTATTGCAGAGAAAATTGCAAAGTCAATCCGTGAAAGTTCAGGAGGCTTGCGCTTCATACAGGCAAAAGGAATGTACATCGAAGAAAAAGGGATGGCACAGGTTTCAATGAACGTTCTAAACTACAAGAAGGCACCTCTATACAGGGTATTTGAGATAGTAAAAATGGAAGCAGAGCGTTATGGTGTTTCTGTTGTTGAAAGCGAACTTGTAGGGCTTATGCCTCTTAAGGCTGCTTTAGATAGCCTCGCCTTCTACTTAAGATTTCCAAAACTTACATCGGAAAGTATAATAGAAATAAAAATTTACGAATAAGGAGGGCACATTGGAAAGCCAATTAGCAGACCTCATTGTTTTTAATGCAAAGGAATTGCTTACACTTGTTGAATCAACAAATGAAGAACTAACAGAAAAAGAGCGGAAACTTGGCATCATTAAAGACGGCGCAGTTGCCGTAAAAAACGGAAGGATCATAGCCGTTGGTAAATCAGATGAGGTAATAAGGAGCGTTAAAATTGGAAAACACACCTATCAGATTGACGCATCTAATAAGGTTGTAATGCCTGGTTTTGTCGACCCGCACACCCATCTTGTATTTGCAGGCACAAGAGAAAAAGAATTTCTTTTGAGGCATCAGGGTGTTCCTGAAGCAAAAATCCTTAAAGAGGAAAATACGGGAATCATCTCAACCGTAAGAAACACAAGAAAGGCAACCTTTGAGGAACTCTTAGAGGAAACAAAAAAGCACCTCCAGTATCTCGTTGACTGGGGAACGACAACTGTCGAAATAAAAAGTGGGTATGGGCTGAACCTCGAAGAAGAGATAAAGATGCTAAAAGTTGCAAAATACCTCAAGGAAAACACCCCCATAAACATAAGATCAACGCTCCTTGCAGCACACATAATCCCACCCGAATACCATATG is part of the Caldisericum sp. genome and harbors:
- the ftcD gene encoding glutamate formimidoyltransferase; translated protein: MNEIIECIPNVSEGRNQDVINKIIENLKQTGVKILDVSSDPDHNRTVITFVGDKSSVLEGAFAVAKSAVELIDLRKHKGTHPRMGAVDVIPFVPIKGITMDETVELSKTLAKRIGEELKVPVYLYAESATKEERRSLPNIRKGEFEGFFEKIKDPNWAPDFGPNEVHETAGVTAVGAREFLIAYNIYLNTKDVSIAEKIAKSIRESSGGLRFIQAKGMYIEEKGMAQVSMNVLNYKKAPLYRVFEIVKMEAERYGVSVVESELVGLMPLKAALDSLAFYLRFPKLTSESIIEIKIYE